A region from the Bactrocera dorsalis isolate Fly_Bdor chromosome 1, ASM2337382v1, whole genome shotgun sequence genome encodes:
- the LOC125778962 gene encoding protein toll-like — MTGNPIVCDCKFAWIYSENYRSLFNGLQCVQTSTKPLKDLAQLERKELCAWEPVMCPSECNCYTQFEFLHINCKGAQHIEQLPRPEQVGLKSSVLDISNNNFIVLPLNTTFGYGNVSQLNASYNKITSINISQLPTNLTVLDLRNNRLNSLNDEFLRTYLNESTKLQFLYLNENPWFCNCSTLQLLYTIRTHRTRIPDAEQLLCVNKPNDTLLMANVRELCPTPVNVEYYQNINATVISVGLTIIVLLCIIALFYKYKLEVEVWLYSHNILRFCISECELDKYKTFDAFISYAHQDADFVNHTLLPQLEQCEPPFRVCTHERNWLAGAYIPEQIIESVEQSRRTIIVLSQHFIESDWARMEFRTAHQCSLNEGRARIIIIKYGEISKSELLDRELKAYLDMNTYLDWQDVRFWDKLRYAMPHKVGVERNTDMLKINGRMYVMGQVEMNRLGDDIV, encoded by the coding sequence ATGACTGGTAATCCGATCGTGTGCGATTGTAAATTTGCTTGGATTTACAGTGAAAACTATCGTTCGCTGTTCAATGGTTTGCAGTGCGTTCAGACGTCAACCAAACCATTAAAAGATCTCGCGCAGTTGGAACGTAAAGAACTGTGTGCTTGGGAACCAGTAATGTGCCCCAGCGAATGCAATTGTTACACACAATTTGAATTTCTGCACATCAATTGCAAGGGTGCGCAACACATCGAACAGCTCCCTCGCCCCGAGCAAGTTGGGCTCAAGAGTTCGGTACTCGATATTAGCAATAACAATTTCATTGTATTGCCGTTAAACACCACCTTCGGCTATGGTAACGTTTCACAACTCAACGCGTCGTACAATAAAATCACGAGCATAAATATCAGTCAACTGCCAACCAATTTGACGGTTTTGGATCTACGAAATAATCGCTTAAATTCCTTAAATGATGAATTTTTGCGGACATACCTCAATGAGAGCACAAAACTACAATTTCTCTATCTAAATGAAAATCCTTGGTTTTGCAACTGTTCCACGCTGCAACTGCTGTACACCATACGAACACATCGGACACGCATACCCGATGCCGAACAGTTACTCTGTGTTAATAAGCCGAACGATACACTCCTAATGGCAAATGTGAGAGAATTGTGTCCAACTCCTGTTAATGTTGAATATTATCAAAATATCAATGCAACAGTGATTAGTGTAGGGTTAACCATTATTGTTTTACTTTGCATTATCGCactcttttataaatataaattagaagtGGAAGTCTGGTTATATAGTCACAACATATTGAGATTTTGCATTAGTGAATGTGAGTTGGATAAGTATAAAACATTCGATGCGTTTATTTCATATGCACACCAGGATGCAGACTTCGTCAACCATACATTGCTGCCGCAACTCGAACAGTGCGAACCACCATTTCGTGTATGCACGCACGAACGCAATTGGCTGGCTGGCGCTTATATACCCGAACAAATCATCGAATCGGTGGAACAGTCGCGTCGGACGATCATTGTGCTCTCGCAGCACTTCATCGAGTCGGATTGGGCGCGCATGGAGTTTCGCACAGCGCATCAGTGCTCGTTGAACGAGGGTCGTGCgcgcataataattattaaatatggaGAAATCTCAAAAAGTGAGTTATTGGACAGAGAGCTAAAGGCATATTTGGATATGAATACATATCTGGATTGGCAAGACGTCCGATTTTGGGACAAATTACGCTACGCCATGCCACATAAAGTGGGTGTAGAGAGGAATACCGATATGCTAAAGATTAACGGCAGAATGTATGTTATGGGACAAGTTGAGATGAATCGTTTGGGTGACGACATTGTTTAA